One window of the Acidimicrobiales bacterium genome contains the following:
- a CDS encoding sialidase family protein encodes MGMLAGTRTGLVDVASGAVVAYAGRDVSAMDGDWVVLDGREVHDRAGAAPAALVMPPDGDRVLCVAGRPDGTAWAGTAGAHIFRAGRSVSRVESFDSVDGRNDWYTPWGGPPDVRSMAVSSDGTALANVHVGGIVRSTDDGASWHPTIDIHADVHQVLAVPGGRALAACAVGLATSDDDGATWSLHDDGLHATYARSVALAGDTVLLGVSAGPGGGGAVVYRRPLGEEVPFERCRFGLPDDLGGNIDTAWLVGAPDGTAAFVTAAGDVFDSDDEGVTWERAAAGLAGVRALDLG; translated from the coding sequence ATGCTCGCCGGCACGCGGACCGGCCTGGTCGACGTGGCCAGCGGTGCGGTGGTCGCCTACGCCGGCCGTGACGTCTCGGCCATGGACGGCGACTGGGTGGTGCTCGACGGGCGGGAGGTCCACGACCGCGCCGGAGCCGCACCGGCGGCGCTCGTCATGCCGCCGGACGGCGACCGGGTGCTGTGCGTCGCAGGGCGTCCCGATGGGACGGCGTGGGCCGGAACCGCCGGCGCCCACATCTTCCGCGCCGGTCGCAGCGTGTCCCGCGTCGAGTCGTTCGACTCGGTCGACGGGCGGAACGACTGGTACACGCCCTGGGGCGGCCCGCCCGACGTCCGCTCCATGGCCGTCTCGTCGGACGGGACGGCTTTGGCCAACGTGCACGTGGGCGGCATCGTGCGCTCGACCGACGACGGGGCCAGCTGGCACCCCACTATCGACATCCACGCCGACGTGCACCAGGTGCTGGCCGTGCCCGGCGGGCGGGCGCTGGCCGCGTGCGCGGTGGGTCTCGCCACCAGCGACGACGACGGCGCCACGTGGTCATTGCACGACGACGGGCTCCACGCCACCTATGCCCGCTCGGTCGCCTTGGCCGGCGACACCGTCCTGCTCGGGGTCTCGGCCGGGCCCGGCGGGGGCGGGGCGGTCGTGTACCGCCGCCCGCTCGGCGAGGAGGTCCCGTTCGAGCGATGCCGGTTCGGCCTTCCCGACGACCTCGGCGGCAACATCGACACGGCGTGGCTGGTCGGCGCGCCCGACGGAACCGCCGCCTTCGTCACTGCGGCAGGCGATGTGTTCGACTCGGACGACGAGGGCGTCACGTGGGAGCGGGCGGCGGCCGGCCTGGCGGGCGTGCGCGCCCTCGACCTCGGGTAG